Proteins encoded together in one Balearica regulorum gibbericeps isolate bBalReg1 chromosome 3, bBalReg1.pri, whole genome shotgun sequence window:
- the NMBR gene encoding neuromedin-B receptor isoform X1 yields MDIQTSSAVLWTCVKAIAIWVMSMLLAVPEVVFSQLAHINDTNNATFTACIPYPMTDDMHPKIHSVLIFLVYFLIPLAIITIYYYHIAKSLITSAHNIPGEYSEHSKRQMETRKRLAKIVLVFVGLFAICWFPNHVLYMYRSFNYNEIDPSTGHMVVTLVARVLSFCNSCVNPFALYFLSESFRRHFNNQLRCRRKAQQERSASYLRNSSAIQMTSLKSNTRNTVTSMTQLNGHNLKQEMSL; encoded by the exons ATGGACATCCAGACCTCCAGTGCAGTGCTATGGACCTGTGTTAAAGCCATTGCCATCTGGGTAATGTCCATGCTCCTAGCAGTTCCTGAAGTGGTGTTCTCCCAGCTGGCCCACATCAATGACACGAATAATGCCACTTTCACAGCGTGCATACCATACCCCATGACGGATGATATGCACCCGAAAATCCATTCTGTGCTGattttccttgtgtatttccTTATCCCTCTTGCCATTATTACTATCTACTACTATCATATTGCAAAGAGTTTAATAACAAGTGCTCACAACATCCCTGGAGAATACAGTGAGCATTCAAAAAGACAG ATGGAAACTCGGAAACGCTTGGCAAAAATTGTTCTAGTTTTTGTTGGCCTCTTTGCTATCTGCTGGTTTCCTAACCACGTGCTCTACATGTACCGATCTTTTAATTACAATGAGATTGATCCATCCACAGGACATATGGTTGTTACCTTAGTGGCCCGAGTGCTAAGCTTCTGCAACTCTTGTGTCAATCCGTTTGCACTGTATTTTCTCAGTGAGAGTTTTAGAAGACATTTCAACAACCAGCTTCGCTGCAGGAGGAAAGCTCAGCAAGAGAGATCTGCCAGCTACTTGCGCAACTCTTCCGCCATTCAAATGACTTCCCTGAAAAGCAATACCAGGAACACAGTGACTAGCATGACACAACTGAATGGGCACAACTTGAAACAAGAAATGTCATTATGA